One window of the Podospora pseudopauciseta strain CBS 411.78 chromosome 4, whole genome shotgun sequence genome contains the following:
- a CDS encoding hypothetical protein (COG:S; EggNog:ENOG503NUYE), with product MSQSPSASGAMGIGSVLNNKGAAAAQALQQAGAMPVDQQVQQQLQQQVQQVQQQVQQQAQQVQQAQQLQQAQQPLQQVQQQVQQQVQQQQQHQQGQTIPQQVPMNRPNSPHGSENSGYTYPSPTAMGGAPLPPANMAPAPMGIPMQQTMQQPMPQSMIPVMHPGFKTEPTPAPQQPPPKAYPCQTCGKGFARRSDLARHERIHSGIRPHVCDYPGCGKQFIQRSALTVHQRVHTGEKPHQCERCGKPFSDSSSLARHRRIHSGKRPYKCPYVDCQKTFTRRTTLTRHQNHHTGTVEDSQRARNEALAQGSNTALAAAAIRNKRGDSEQASNQESPITTPSPAQRPMSMSPNEDLANINNMQQYLTNTSLPPHIRGDVHGGSPVSTASSGYNNGMRPTSHPSGGYAPPPPLEPSLDQFQQGPGSASGSPHIGSVGWASPGPVGSPTESHGQGASVYPDPEPSYQNTAQMGQIYYASAATQGRRPGSTEPGQRPSEMWTGQ from the exons ATGTCACAATCTCCATCAGCCTCTGGTGCGATGGGAATTGGCAGTGTGCTGAACAATAAaggtgccgccgccgcccaagcTCTCCAACAAGCCGGAGCCATGCCTGTCGACCAGCAAGTCCAGCAACAGCTTCAGCAGCAAGTTCAACAG GTCCAACAGCAAGTCCAGCAGCAGGCCCAACAGGTCCAGCAGGCTCAACAGCTTCAACAGGCCCAGCAACCGCTTCAACAGGTTCAGCAGCAGGTTCAACAACAagttcagcagcagcagcaacaccaacaaggtCAGACCATTCCACAGCAGGTTCCCATGAACAGACCAAACTCGCCGCATGGTTCCGAGAATTCGGGATACACAtatccctccccaaccgcgATGGGGGGCGCGCCATTGCCGCCCGCGAACATGGCCCCTGCGCCTATGGGCATTCCCATGCAACAAACCATGCAGCAGCCCATGCCACAGTCCATGATTCCTGTCATGCACCCCGGGTTCAAGACCGAACCTACTCCCGCTCCTCAGCAACCGCCCCCAAAGGCGTACCCCTGCCAGACGTGTGGGAAGGGCTTTGCCAGGCGGAGCGATCTTGCGCGCCATG AGCGCATTCACAGCGGAATCCGTCCCCACGTTTGCGATTACCCGGGATGTGGGAAACAGTTCATCCAGCGATCTGCCCTGACCGTCCACCAACGTGTGCATACCGGCGAGAAACCCCACCAGTGCGAGCGTTGCGGAAAGCCCTTCAGTGACAGCAGCTCTCTCGCGCGTCATCGTCGAATTCACTCGGGGAAGCGACCATACAAGTGCCCTTATGTTGACTGCCAAAAGACCTTTACGCGCCGTACAACCTTGACCAGGCATCAGAACCACCACACCGGGACAGTGGAAGACTCGCAGCGGGCTCGCAACGAGGCTCTGGCGCAAGGCTCCAACACCGCCTTGGCCGCCGCTGCTATTAGGAACAAGCGCGGGGATAGCGAACAGGCGTCCAACCAGGAGTCGCCCATCACGACACCCTCTCCCGCTCAGCGTCCCATGTCCATGTCTCCCAACGAAGATctcgccaacatcaacaacatgcAGCAGTATCTGACCAACACCTCGCTCCCACCGCACATTCGTGGTGATGTCCACGGAGGAAGTCCCGTTTCTACTGCCTCCTCTGGTTACAATAACGGGATGCGTCCCACCTCGCACCCAAGCGGCGGGTATGCTCCCCCCCCGCCTTTGGAGCCCAGTCTCGATCAGTTTCAGCAAGGCCCCGGTAGCGCGAGTGGCAGCCCTCACATTGGCAGTGTCGGCTGGGCTTCCCCCGGTCCTGTTGGGTCCCCTACCGAGAGCCACGGCCAGGGTGCGTCGGTCTATCCGGACCCCGAACCATCGTATCAGAACACGGCTCAGATGGGCCAGATATACTATGCCAGCGCTGCGACACAGGGTCGTCGGCCCGGGAGCACGGAGCCAGGACAGCGGCCAAGTGAGATGTGGACGGGTCAGTAG
- a CDS encoding hypothetical protein (COG:I; EggNog:ENOG503NUQG; CAZy:GH5), translating to MPRDPSTDREARGERRRSTHHGHHRNRSSAKHDRDGDGDRETDAEREERRRKRRSQSRRPTSTPRGAGGGNESDAPSSSQGLSAAALAQLNKANAKDKAKSRSRPTSRQPEQRRRSSRAPAPEPEIRNARDLALEWERSRGKGRFAPPEDSEDAEREARRAARRAARTRERSRAAGYESVGQGGYESGEPPERERRRGRKGYEKVDGGGGGLAPKVISVAGPSGERYERDRTTKGGRRVVSGAQLEEGIENVQSRKPHRSGLRGGGFMGMNFGVSSEDSMLRAKPQETESELWRGKPRPWYKQKKKLWWLIGVCTVLLIIIIIVAAVVVPNSGKDENKRDDGSGGGGGGGKSNLGSISPDSIPKDAPSYLNPFVWASTDDFNLTYTAETVGDLPLMGLFTSWDDSARANDKVPPLNKPWGDYTKRPARGVNVGGWLSLEPFITPSLFDYDSRFGIVDEYTLCSYLASRCASVLEAHYASFVTESTFRDIAAAGLDHVRIPFSYWAVQTYEGDPYLFRTSWRYLLRAIEYCRKYGLRVNLDPHGLPGSQNGWNHSGRLGAINWLNGTEGDLNARRSLEFHDRLSRFFSQPRYRNVISHYGLANEPKMTELSVPAVLEWTAQASSTIRKNGIPEDVILVFGDGFRGLGNWQGELQSLPNAALDVHQYVIFNEEQIAYNHSQKIRFACEGWARQTRESMDRSTGFGPTLVAEWSQADTDCAKHLTNVGWGNRWTGTLGPGGTRPKDVRPRCPALDRTCSCEEANAGPERWSDGYKRFLRMFAEAQMDSFEKGWGWFYWVWDTEDAAQWSYKKGMAAGVLPQKAYEREFNCDLSKIPSFSDLPETY from the exons aTGCCCCGCGATCCCTCCACCGACCGCGAAGCCCGCGGGGAACGTCGCAGGAGCACCCACCACGGACACCACCGCAACCGCTCCTCCGCCAAACACGAccgagatggagatggagatcgCGAAACTGACGCCGAAAGGGAGGAACGTCGTCGCAAGCGCAGGAGTCAAAGTAGACGACCCACCAGCACGCCACGtggggcaggaggagggaatGAATCCGAtgcgccatcttcctcccagGGACTATCAGCAGCGGCATTGGCGCAGTTGAATAAAGCCAATGCGAAAGACAAGGCAAAGTCGCGATCGCGACCTACTTCGCGGCAGCcggagcagaggaggaggtcatcACGCGCCCCGGCACCAGAACCGGAAATTAGAAACGCGAGGGATTTGGCGTTGGAGTGGGAGAGGTCGAGAGGGAAAGGAAGATTTGCGCCGCCGGAAGACAGCGAGGATGCTGAGCGAGAGGCAAGGAGGGCTGCCAGGCGAgcagcgaggacgagggaaAGGAGCAGAGCTGCTGGTTATGAGAGTGTTGGGCAGGGAGGCTATGAGAGCGGTGAGCCGCCTGAAcgggaaaggaggagggggcggaaGGGGTACGAAaaggttgatgggggagggggggggctGGCTCCCAAGGTGATCAGCGTAGCGGGACCCTCCGGCGAACGATACGAGCGGGACCGCACCACCAAAGGCGGGAGGCGAGTCGTCAGCGGGGCTCAGCTGGAAGAGGGTATCGAAAATGTCCAGAGCCGCAAACCGCACCGCTCAGGCCTCCGCGGCGGTGGGTTTATGGGGATGAACTTTGGTGTCAGCAGTGAAGACAGCATGCTCCGCGCGAAACCCCAGGAAACAGAATCTGAGCTTTGGAGAGGGAAGCCCCGGCCGTGGTacaagcagaagaagaagctctgGTGGCTAATTGGAGTTTGCACCGTCCtcttgatcatcatcatcatcgttgccgcggtggtggtccCCAACTCGGGCAAAGACGAAAACAAACGTGACGACGgcagcggaggaggaggaggcggtgggaAGAGTAACCTGGGGTCTATATCCCCCGACAGCATCCCCAAAGACGCCCCCTCCTACCTCAACCCCTTCGTCTGGGCCTCCACCGACGACTTCAACCTAACCTACACAGCCGAAACCGTCGGCGACCTCCCCCTCATGGGGCTGTTCACCTCCTGGGACGACTCCGCCCGCGCAAACGACAAGGTCCCCCCGCTAAACAAACCCTGGGGCGACTACACCAAACGCCCCGCCCGAGGCGTCAACGTAGGCGGCTGGCTGTCACTCGAACCGTTCATCACCCCCAGCCTTTTTGACTATGACTCCCGCTTCGGCATCGTAGACGAGTACACCCTCTGCTCCTACCTCGCCTCCCGCTGCGCTTCCGTGCTGGAAGCCCACTACGCCAGTTTCGTGACAGAGTCCACCTTCCGCGACATCGCCGCCGCAGGGCTCGACCACGTCCGCATCCCTTTTTCCTACTGGGCAGTCCAGACTTACGAAGGCGACCCCTACCTCTTCCGGACCAGCTGGCGGTATCTCCTCCGCGCAATCGAATACTGCCGCAAGTACGGCCTGCGCGTGAACCTCGACCCGCACGGGCTACCAGGGTCGCAGAACGGGTGGAATCACTCCGGTCGGTTGGGGGCAATCAACTGGCTAAACGGAACAGAAGGCGACCTCAACGCAAGGCGATCCCTCGAATTCCACGACCGGCTCAGTCGATTTTTCTCCCAGCCTCGCTACCGCAATGTAATCTCCCACTACGGCCTCGCCAACGAGCCAAAGATGACAGAGCTCAGCGTTCCCGCCGTGCTAGAGTGGACAGCCCAAGCCAGTTCCACGATCAGAAAAAACGGCATCCCCGAGGACGTCATTCTCGTCTTTGGGGACGGGTTCAGAGGGCTGGGGAACTGGCAGGGCGAACTTCAGTCCCTCCCCAACGCGGCACTGGATGTGCATCAATATGTCATTTTTAACGAAGAACAGATCGCGTACAACCACTCCCAGAAGATACGGTTTGCGTGCGAGGGGTGGGCACGGCAGACGAGGGAGAGCATGGATAGATCAACGGGGTTTGGACCTACTCTCGTGGCCGAGTGGAGCCAGGCGGATACTGACTGCGCGAAGCATTTGACAAACGTCGGTTGGGGGAACCGCTGGACTGGCACACTCGGGCCGGGGGGGACGAGGCCGAAGGACGTGAGGCCGAGGTGTCCTGCGCTGGACAGGACGTGTAGCTGTGAGGAGGCGAATGCGGGTCCGGAGAGGTGGAGTGATGGGTACAAAAGGTTTTTGAGAATGTTTGCGGAGGCGCAGATGGATTCGTTCGAaaaggggtgggggtggttttATTGGGTTTGGGATACGGAGGACGc AGCGCAATGGAGCTACAAAAAGGGCATGGCGGCCGGTGTCCTGCCCCAAAAGGCCTACGAGAGGGAGTTCAACTGCGATTTGAGCAAGATTCCTAGCTTTTCCGACTTGCCAGAGACGTACTAG
- a CDS encoding hypothetical protein (EggNog:ENOG503NV7X; COG:C) translates to MRGPSALSLSRALTRRPHHLHHHHHRALFTTRGQQQLAALLTSSPLNTPKRTYSTHPPNAKLNLPTDYSTTPLLCHTTTTALTNPELPPETRNGTTKRMNLFQAVNDALATALAEDESVLIFGEDVAFGGVFRCTGKLAETYGADRVFNTPLTEQGIMGFAIGAAAEGMRPVAEIQFADYVYPAFDQLVNEAAKYRYRDGACGRSAGGLTVRMPCGGVGHGALYHSQSPESLFTHIPGLRVVMPRSPLQAKGLLLAAIRSNDPVVFMEPKILYRAAVEQVPAGSYELPLSKAEVLKKGDDVTVVSYGQPLYKCMAALEQVERDLGVGVELIDLRTIYPWDKETVLKSVRKTGRCVVVHEAMVNAGVGAEVAAVIQEDAETFVRLEAPVARVAGWSIHTPLSYEQFNAPDVARIYDNIKKVLGF, encoded by the exons ATGAGGGGCCCATCCGCCTTATCGCTATCGCGGGCACTTACACGccgccctcatcatcttcatcatcatcatcatcgcgCGCTATTCACCACCCGcggacaacaacaactagCCGCTCTCTTgacctcttctcctctgaACACACCAAAAAGAACCTAttcaacccaccccccaaacgCCAAACTCAACCTTCCCACCGATtactccaccacccccctcctctgccacaccaccaccacagccctcaccaaccccgagcTCCCCCCCGAAACCCGCAACGGCACCACCAAGCGCATGAACCTCTTCCAAGCCGTCAACGACGCCCTCGCCACCGCCCTCGCAGAAGACGAATCAGTCCTCATCTTTGGCGAGGACGTCGCCTTTGGGGGTGTCTTCCGCTGCACCGGCAAGCTCGCCGAGACGTACGGCGCAGACCGCGTGTTCAACACCCCCTTGACAGAACAAGGAATCATGGGTTTCGCCATCGGGGCCGCGGCCGAGGGGATGAGGCCCGTGGCCGAGATTCAGTTTGCCGATTACGTCTACCCTGCTTTTGACCAGCTTGTCAACGAGGCGGCCAAGTACCGGTATCGCGACGGGGCGTGCGGGAGGAGCGCGGGAGGGTTGACGGTACGAATGCCTTGCGGAGGTGTGGGACATGGGGCGTTGTATCATTCCCAGAGTCCGGAAAGTTTGTTTACGCATATTcctgggttgagggtggttaTGCCGCGGTCGCCGTTGCAGGCAAAGGGGTTGTTGCTTGCGGCGATACGGAGCAATGATCCGGTTGTTTTTATGGAGCCAAAGATTTTGTAccgggcggcggtggagcaGGTGCCTGCGGGGAGTTATGAGCTGCCGCTGTCGAAGGCggaggtgttgaagaagggggatgaTGTGACGGTTGTGAGTTATGGGCAGCCGTTGTACAAGTGCATGGCTGCGTTGGAgcaggtggagagggatcttggggtgggggtggagttGATTGATTTGAGGACGATCTACCCTTGGGATAAGGAGACGGTGCTCAAGAGCGTGAGGAAGACGGGACGGTGCGTGGTGGTGCACGAGGCGATGGTGAATGCGGGTGTGGGAGccgaggtggcggcggtgattCAGGAGGATGCCGAGACGTTTGTGAGGTTGGAGGCGCCGGTTGCGAGGGTGGCTGGGTGGAGTATTCATACGCCGTTGTCGTACGAGCAGTTTAATGCTCCGGATGTTGCTA GGATATATGATAATATCAAGAAGGTGCTGGGATTCTGA
- the CAP1 gene encoding F-actin-capping protein subunit alpha (COG:Z; EggNog:ENOG503NX5Y; BUSCO:EOG09264C3N) has protein sequence MSSNTAIISSFVEGAPPGEACLFFCTPLLLQPVPELPILPKRATPSSALDLHPCWSRTTRLTVRVDIKAITGPDPNLIKNLSPAFQKYNEEQFITAKLPGGSSQVIISEFSALGEGRYFDSESQSSFEFDHSTGKAANVQSHVLEGEQASLVKSTLSTVGTYVKEHYPNAAYGAYPIENDTKVAVVIVANKYSPHNFWNGRWRSFYIYDPSSNSLEGSIKVDVHYYEDGNVRLLTDKKVSASVSAGRAADGIAREISTAEKKYQEDLNRSFTQLSEGAFKALRRQLPVTRQKIEWDKVASYRLGQDIGGGSVRR, from the exons ATGTCCTCCAACAcggccatcatctcctcctttgTGGAGGGAGCTCCGCCAGGAGAG GCATGTCTTTTCTTCTGCACTCCTCTCTTGCTACAGCCGGTCCCCGAACTCCCGATTCTACCGAAACGAGCGACACCTTCTTCTGCCCTTGATCTACACCCATGTTGGTCCAGAACGACTCGACTAACTGTGCGAGTAGACATCAAAGCTATCACCGGTCCAgaccccaacctcatcaaGAACCTCTCTCCTGCGTTCCAAAAGTACAACGAAGAGCAGTTCATCACCGCGAAGCTCCCGGGTGGAAGCAGCCAGGTGATCATCAGCGAGTTTAGCgcgctgggggaggggaggtacTTTGATTCGGAGAGCCAGAGCTCGTTTGAGTTTGATCACTCGACGGGCAAGGCGGCGAATGTGCAGAGTCATGTTCTGGAGGGGGAGCAAGCCTCGTTGGT GAAATCAACCCTCAGCACTGTGGGCACCTACGTCAAGGAGCACTACCCCAACGCTGCGTACGGGGCTTACCCGATCGAGAATGACACCAAGGTCGCGGTGGTGATTGTGGCTAATAAGTATAGTCCTCATAACTTTTG GAACGGCCGCTGGCGCTCGTTTTACATTTATGATCCCTCGTCAAACTCCTTGGAGGGATCCATCAAGGTTGATGTGCACTATTATGAGGATGGAAACGTGAGGCTGCTGACGGACAAGAAGGTGAGTGCTTCTGTGTCTGCCGGCCGGGCTGCGGATGGGATCGCGAGGGAGATTTCCACGGCGGAGAAGAAGTACCAGGAGGATCTGAACAGGAGTTTTACGCAGCTGAGTGAGGGGGCGTTTAAGGCGCTGAGGAGGCAGTTGCCGGTGACGAGGCAGAAGATTGAGTGGGACAAGGTGGCCAGTTATAGGTTGGGGCAGGATATTGGGGGGGGTTCTGTGAGGAGAtag
- a CDS encoding hypothetical protein (EggNog:ENOG503P7A2; COG:C) gives MALQELTYQDVAEHNTKKDLYVVIHDKIYDITKFVDEHPGGEEVLLDVAGQDSTEAFEDVGHSDEAREALEPLLVGTLKRNPGDPKPKTPLPGAVSPAANNSSAGLGVGLYAVVLLGGLVAFGAYQYLQQQQNQQA, from the exons ATGGCCCTCCAGGAGCTCACTTACCAGGATGTTGCTGAgcacaacaccaagaaggaCCTCTATGTTGTGATCCACGACAAGATCTACGACATCACCAAGTTCGTTGATGAGCACCC tggtggcgaggaggtcCTTCTCGATGTTGCCGGTCAGGATTCCACCGAGGCTTTCGAGGATGTTGGTCACAGTGACGAGGCCCGCGAGGCTCTTGAGCCCCTTCTTGTCGGTACTCTGAAGCGCAAC CCCGGCgaccccaagcccaagactCCCCTCCCCGGTGCCGTCTCTCCTGCCGCCAACAACTCCAGCGCCGGTCTCGGCGTCGGTCTCTACGCCGTCGTCCTTCTCGGCGGTCTCGTTGCTTTCGGTGCCTACCAGTacctccagcaacaacagaacCAGCAGGCTTAA
- the tfa2 gene encoding transcription factor TFIIE beta subunit, TFIIEB, Tfa2 (BUSCO:EOG09264CND; EggNog:ENOG503NVRG; COG:K), with the protein MSRLDREADAFRASMAAAASKLTGTTGTSAMSSAVKRNLAPPSPSPSVGSTTSAAVGTPSRRDRELPGANIVYSQPAVTGTGDSVISQMAYAVTWLRGKDEPQTYHDVLSYLSATSRSDSEQEFFVEQMRRHPQIQWIPDPNLSEQTWKTGTYIHRPTIPNVRNKTQLIAYLQKKTDASGVSVKDLKDGWPDCEPAITELEREHKVLVIRAKKDGAARMVWLDDPSLFHEVEPDLVRAWSRVELPALDVIAQKLIQAGQKPASEDPRLKAEKMPKVEKKKKRAARKGTKSTNTHMEHLLKDYSHMKR; encoded by the coding sequence ATGTCGCGCCTCGACCGCGAAGCCGACGCCTTCCGCGCCTCCATGGCCGCGGCAGCCTCCAAGCTCACGGGCACCACTGGCACCTCGGCCATGTCCTCGGCCGTCAAGCGCAACCTCGCacccccctcgccatcccccTCTGTCGGATCAACcacctcggcggcggtgggcaccccctcccgccgcgACCGCGAGCTCCCCGGCGCGAACATTGTGTACTCGCAACCCGCCGTCACGGGAACAGGCGACAGCGTCATCTCCCAAATGGCCTACGCCGTCACCTGGCTTAGGGGCAAGGACGAGCCGCAGACCTACCACGACGTCCTCTCGTACCTCAGCGCCACGAGCCGGTCAGATTCAGAGCAGGAGTTTTTTGTGGAACAGATGCGTCGCCATCCGCAGATTCAATGGATCCCGGACCCGAATCTGAGCGAGCAGACGTGGAAGACGGGGACGTATATCCACCgacccaccatccccaacgtGAGGAACAAGACGCAGTTGATTGCGTACCTGCAAAAGAAAACCGATGCGTCTGGGGTGAGCGTCAAGGACTTGAAGGACGGCTGGCCGGATTGCGAGCCGGCGATTACGGAGCTCGAGAGGGAGCATAAGGTGCTGGTGATTAGAGCCAAGAAGGAcggggcggcgaggatggttTGGCTGGACGATCCGAGTTTGTTTCACGAGGTGGAGCCGGATCTGGTGAGGGCGTGGAGCAGGGTTGAGCTGCCGGCGCTGGATGTCATTGCGCAGAAGCTGATACAGGCGGGGCAGAAGCCGGCGAGTGAGGATCCAAGGTtgaaggcggagaagatgccgaaggtggagaagaagaagaagagggcggcgaggaaggggacTAAGAGCACGAATACGCATATGGAGCATTTGTTGAAGGATTATAGTCACATGAAGAGGTAG
- a CDS encoding hypothetical protein (EggNog:ENOG503NY9M; COG:Q), whose product MPPSPTTITTTPQPFHFKIDIYTDTVCPFSHLGFLSLTTAISSFSPPTSVTFSLTYHPYILYPNSRPSSRKLGAALTYIYSSHTRTTSILTHLDNLASTYNIKFNWEGMTGNSRDSHRLILLAQSRFQASPTQQDLRRFMSRLYQASFQRGRDISSRQTLAKLGVEAGLFGTVDKGLEWLDSGALGEEVDKECEKAKREIGVRAVPSYVVNEKYVVGGMQDPVVWLSLFDKIMRQPTSQLQGGGEQKGEQLGRREEHGGNCRVVAVQNDT is encoded by the coding sequence atgcccccctccccaaccacaatCACGACGaccccccaacccttccaCTTCAAAATCGACATCTACACCGACACAGTCtgccccttctcccacctcggcttcctctccctcaccaccgccatctcctccttctcccccccaacctcggTGACCTTCTCCCTAACCTACCACCCCTACATCCTCTACCCCAActcccgcccctcctcccgcaaACTCGGCGCCGCACTCACATACATTTACTCCTCCCACACCCGCACAacctccatcctcacccacctcgaCAATCTGGCCAGCACCTACAACATCAAGTTCAACTGGGAGGGGATGACCGGCAACAGCAGGGACTCGCACCGGCTGATCCTATTGGCACAATCCCGCTTTCAAGCATCCCCCACCCAGCAAGACCTCCGACGCTTCATGTCGCGTCTCTACCAAGCCAGCTTTCAACGCGGCCGCGACATCTCCTCCAGACAAACCCTCGCCAAACTAGGGGTGGAGGCAGGATTGTTCGGGACGGTAGACAAAGGGTTGGAATGGTTGGACTCGGGGGCTCtaggggaggaggtcgacaAAGAATGCGAAAAAGCCAAGCGAGAAATAGGCGTCAGGGCGGTACCAAGCTATGTCGTCAACGAAAAGTACGTAGTGGGGGGGATGCAAGACCCCGTCGTGTGGTTGTCTTTGTTTGACAAGATCATGCGACAGCCCACATCACAGCtgcagggtggtggtgaacaaAAGGGGGAGCagcttgggaggagggaggagcacGGGGGAAATTGTAgggttgttgctgtccaAAATGACACATAG
- the YAP1 gene encoding DNA-binding transcription factor yap1 (COG:K; EggNog:ENOG503NVYA) — translation MTSTRNPVQDLILTPQQQNLLYAALNSNRKGNTPVNSAMTMSPLQFNGSPLQENFGSFQGSPDFDYDYDFPGADSTLDFSFNDGNQPKMIPDLPGTSDGGKSESPDDTESPDKRSHPDDEEDEARGAKRRESEDRVAKKPGRKPLTTEPSSKRKAQNRAAQRAFRERKEKHLKELETKVEELEKASETHNKEKQALRAQVDKMTVELNEYKKRLSALSNGRPSYQGPTKLFGAPFLQNMNDVNFQFEFPKFGTLPGPNVTNDTKKSSTSTAASIPPKRNNSDTRSPLDKSNSGFSPDHSSTYSPLGLNSHNLDSQFNLNGPTTTSSPSASSNSNMGGPSSSCGTSPEPFTQSPMGFKPVDTLATIGEEQSGFNVNGSSQDFGHFGDANDFNWLPQTDFQFEPQLFGDYREPQENILSNGLDDSFFNDALDADFITPYNLPLTTEVPAPKPDLLAQIDAAKEADQVTPNGQLLTCTSIWEKLQTCPKVQNGDFDLDGLCSDLQKKAKCSGGGAVVAKEDFEQVMNKYLPCKDRAGQADLEAAVKEATSSTKI, via the exons ATGACGTCGACACGCAATCCCGTTCAGGACCTCATCCTCACGCCGCAACAGCAGAACCTGCTGTATGCCGCCCTCAATTCCAACCGCAAAGGAAACACTCCGGTGAATTCGGCCATGACAATGTCTCCTCTCCAGTTCAATGGGTCTCCGCTTCAGGAAAACTTCGGTAGCTTCCAAGGCAGCCCCGACTTCGATTACGACTACGATTTCCCTGGGGCCGATTCAACTCTCGACTTCTCCTTCAACGACGGCAATCAGCCCAAGATGATTCCCGACCTGCCTGGTACTTCAGATGGCGGCAAGTCCGAATCTCCCGACGACACAGAGTCTCCCGACAAGCGCAGCCATCcagacgatgaagaggatgaagccCGTGGAGCCAAGAGGCGAGAGAGTGAGGATAGGGTTGCCAAGAAGCCGGGAAGAAAGCCATTGACGACAGAACCAAGCTCA AAGCGCAAGGCCCAGAACCGCGCTGCCCAACGGGCTTTCAGAGAGCGCAAGGAAAAGCATCTGAAAGAGTTGGAAACCAAGgtcgaggagttggagaaggccTCTGAAACCCAcaacaaggagaagcaggctCTCCGTGCGCAGGTCGACAAGATGACGGTTGAGTTGAACGAATATAAAAAGCGTCTGTCAGCTCTCTCAAACGGTCGCCCAAGTTACCAAGGACCCACGAAGCTATTCGGCGCTCCTTTCCTTCAAAACATGAACGATGTCAACTTTCAATTCGAGTTTCCCAAGTTCGGCACCCTGCCTGGGCCCAACGTTACGAATGACACCAAGAAGTCCTCCACATCGACCGCAGCATCAATACCGCCGAAGCGGAACAATTCAGATACACGGAGCCCGTTGGACAAGTCGAATAGCGGCTTCAGCCCTGATCACTCGAGCACATACAGCCCCCTCGGCCTGAACTCGCACAATCTGGACTCGCAGTTTAACTTGAACGGCCCGACAACGACAAGCTCGCCGTCAGCCTCATCAAATTCCAACATGGGTGGGCCGAGCTCGTCGTGCGGGACATCACCCGAACCGTTTACGCAGTCGCCCATGGGCTTCAAACCCGTGGACACGCTGGCCACCATCGGGGAGGAGCAGTCTGGTTTCAACGTGAACGGCTCATCACAGG ACTTTGGTCATTTCGGTGATGCAAATGACTTCAACTGGCTGCCCCAGACAGACTTTCAGTTTGAGCCTCAGTTGTTTGGGGATTATCGCGAGCCACAGGAGAACATCCTGTCTAATGGCCTCGATGACAGTTTCTTCAACGACGCCCTTGATGCTGACTTCATCACCCCATACAACCTGCCACTAACCACCGAAGTACCAGCGCCAAAGcccgacctcctcgcccaaATCGATGCCGCCAAAGAAGCCGATCAAGTTACGCCCAATGGACAGCTACTGACCTGCACCAGTATATG GGAGAAACTGCAAACGTGTCCCAAGGTGCAAAACGGCGACTTTGATCTGGATGGCTTGTGCTCGGACCTtcagaagaaggccaagtgctctggcggcggcgctgtCGTGGCTAAGGAGGATTTTGAGCAGGTCATGAACAAGTATCTACCTTGCAAGGACAGGGCCGGGCAGGCCGATCTCGAGGCGGCTGTGAAGGAGGCGACGAGCAGCACCAAGATTTGA